One part of the Tunicatimonas pelagia genome encodes these proteins:
- a CDS encoding NUDIX hydrolase: MLSTIKLSLTLFSLLFTHALLAQDKTDNYSFMKLYVVNESDEVLLVKWEGEWELAGSRYNDPLSVTAFLDRMAADMGVTIQNHKLCGVYTQRWQGAPYLTLMQYYQATYAGGELKVPDDCTDIRWFSYEKALEVIPYENMKRMMREIREHPGRIIGAAFERYQDENNQTQYVTLEDWYLLN; encoded by the coding sequence ATGCTATCCACTATTAAATTATCGCTTACACTATTTTCTTTACTATTCACTCATGCACTGCTGGCGCAGGATAAGACGGACAATTATTCTTTTATGAAGCTGTACGTCGTTAACGAAAGCGACGAAGTACTGCTGGTGAAGTGGGAAGGGGAGTGGGAACTTGCTGGCAGTCGGTACAACGACCCTCTATCGGTCACAGCTTTTTTAGACCGAATGGCAGCCGACATGGGAGTGACCATACAGAATCATAAGCTCTGCGGGGTATACACCCAGCGGTGGCAAGGCGCGCCCTACCTTACGCTGATGCAGTACTATCAAGCGACGTATGCCGGAGGGGAGCTAAAAGTACCCGATGACTGTACCGACATTCGGTGGTTTAGTTACGAGAAAGCACTAGAGGTCATTCCCTACGAAAATATGAAGCGGATGATGCGCGAAATTCGGGAGCATCCGGGACGTATTATCGGAGCAGCCTTTGAACGCTATCAAGACGAAAATAACCAAACGCAGTACGTCACCCTAGAAGACTGGTACCTGCTAAATTGA
- a CDS encoding ABC transporter permease has product MIKNNLAIAFRHLYKRKFYTIINVTGLAIGLAAGLLITLYVLDELSYDRFHERADRIYRVTTETNFNGNLSGSASTNYHVGEVIDDEIPEIATTLRVQQLGNRTIKVDDDLYTPQTLAVDSNFFQFFTFPLTEGNPATALDDPSSVILTEKLARELFGRSSYVLGKTVTMGEEVYRITGVAENPPTNAHFHFEMLKQFKPRVGNRINWGNVNGTVSTYFLLAENALVEEVPSKIKEVCVKYNPQVAEGIKLGKYDVNFTAQPLTDIHLYSNLGMELEGNSDVRYVYIFSIIALFVLIIAGVNYVNLSTARSADRAKEVGVRKTLGAVRQPLIAQFLTESLLVSLIATLLGLALAELLRRPFNQLANKELSLNLLDNPTLGLAVLITGLMVGIIAGLYPAFYLTRFQPIQTLRGSMKTGQKGKSFRNALVVFQFATSIALIVCTAVVYQQLQYMQNKKLGYNQENVVILGNAVESSFDAFVNELSAYPQVRAVTASSQSPHMITNSQGGLQVRGQAEDQIYQLNRLFVDHNFLPTFDIVLKEGRNFSEKLASDTAVMILNEAAVRQMGIDDPLNAKVRRNNEWYRVVGVTEDFHFQSLKNEIAPLFILLGWGPSAYNNIEVRISGEDTPGTLAFLEETWQKFSPNNPFYYSFLDQNYEALYRTEMRLGKVFGIFTGLAIFVACLGLLALVAFMAEQRTKEIGIRKVMGASVRSIVLLLSTGYTKLIVIALLVAIPVSYLAMRQWLADFAYRTDLNLWIFIGAGFVALLIAWLSVSYQSIKAAVANPVDALKNE; this is encoded by the coding sequence ATGATAAAGAATAACCTAGCCATTGCCTTTCGGCATTTATACAAACGAAAATTTTACACCATTATTAACGTAACGGGCTTAGCCATTGGCCTAGCCGCCGGGCTGCTGATTACGCTCTACGTGCTGGATGAACTCAGCTACGACCGCTTCCACGAACGGGCTGATCGGATTTACCGGGTAACCACCGAAACTAACTTCAACGGAAACCTAAGCGGCAGTGCCTCTACCAACTATCATGTAGGGGAAGTCATTGACGATGAAATACCTGAGATCGCGACGACACTGCGAGTGCAGCAATTGGGTAATCGTACTATCAAGGTTGATGATGACTTGTATACTCCGCAAACCTTAGCGGTGGATAGTAACTTCTTTCAGTTTTTCACCTTTCCACTCACGGAAGGAAACCCAGCTACCGCTTTAGATGACCCTTCGTCGGTGATCTTAACCGAAAAGTTAGCTCGGGAGCTTTTTGGCCGCTCATCTTATGTACTAGGAAAAACAGTGACAATGGGTGAGGAGGTGTACCGGATTACGGGAGTGGCTGAAAACCCGCCGACTAACGCTCACTTTCACTTTGAAATGCTGAAGCAGTTTAAACCTCGAGTGGGTAATCGTATCAACTGGGGTAATGTGAATGGAACAGTTTCTACCTACTTTTTGCTAGCGGAAAACGCTTTGGTCGAAGAGGTTCCAAGCAAGATTAAGGAAGTTTGTGTTAAGTACAATCCACAGGTGGCCGAAGGTATCAAACTTGGAAAGTATGACGTAAACTTTACAGCTCAACCGTTGACCGATATTCACCTGTACTCAAATTTAGGGATGGAGCTAGAAGGCAACAGTGACGTTCGTTACGTTTATATCTTCTCCATCATCGCACTGTTTGTACTGATTATTGCCGGAGTCAATTATGTGAACCTCTCTACCGCCCGTTCGGCTGATCGAGCCAAAGAGGTAGGAGTGCGTAAAACGTTGGGCGCAGTACGCCAACCGCTGATCGCTCAGTTCCTTACTGAATCGCTGCTGGTGAGTTTAATCGCAACCTTATTGGGGCTAGCGCTGGCCGAGTTGCTGCGCCGTCCGTTTAACCAACTAGCAAATAAAGAGCTATCATTAAATCTGCTAGATAATCCAACGCTAGGGTTAGCCGTACTTATAACGGGACTGATGGTAGGCATCATCGCGGGGCTGTATCCGGCCTTTTATCTCACCCGCTTTCAACCCATTCAGACGCTACGGGGCAGTATGAAAACCGGGCAAAAGGGTAAAAGCTTTCGCAATGCGCTGGTAGTGTTTCAGTTTGCTACTTCAATTGCGCTGATTGTCTGTACCGCGGTCGTTTATCAGCAGTTGCAGTACATGCAAAATAAAAAGCTGGGCTACAATCAAGAGAACGTCGTGATTTTAGGTAACGCCGTGGAAAGTAGCTTTGATGCATTCGTCAACGAGTTAAGTGCCTATCCACAAGTACGTGCGGTGACCGCTTCCAGTCAAAGTCCGCATATGATTACTAACTCTCAGGGTGGGTTGCAAGTGCGAGGTCAGGCTGAAGACCAGATATATCAGCTAAATCGCTTGTTCGTAGACCATAATTTTCTACCGACGTTTGACATTGTACTCAAAGAAGGCCGTAACTTTTCGGAAAAACTCGCTTCCGATACTGCTGTTATGATTCTTAACGAAGCCGCGGTTCGCCAGATGGGCATTGATGACCCACTTAATGCGAAAGTACGAAGAAATAACGAGTGGTACCGGGTTGTTGGGGTGACCGAAGACTTTCACTTCCAGTCGTTGAAAAACGAAATTGCGCCTCTGTTCATTTTACTAGGGTGGGGGCCTAGCGCATATAATAATATTGAGGTACGCATTAGCGGAGAAGATACGCCGGGCACACTAGCCTTTTTGGAAGAAACCTGGCAGAAGTTCTCGCCGAACAATCCGTTTTACTACTCATTTTTAGACCAAAACTATGAAGCCTTGTACCGTACCGAGATGCGGCTGGGCAAGGTGTTCGGCATCTTTACGGGCCTAGCCATTTTCGTAGCCTGTTTAGGATTGTTGGCCCTCGTAGCTTTTATGGCGGAGCAGCGTACCAAAGAAATCGGTATTCGCAAAGTAATGGGTGCTTCAGTGCGTAGTATCGTGCTGCTGCTGTCTACAGGTTATACTAAATTAATTGTTATTGCTTTGCTGGTGGCTATTCCGGTGTCCTACCTCGCTATGCGACAGTGGCTAGCCGATTTTGCTTACCGCACTGATTTGAACCTCTGGATATTTATCGGGGCCGGATTCGTCGCCCTACTGATTGCCTGGCTTTCGGTCAGCTACCAATCTATTAAGGCTGCCGTAGCCAATCCGGTAGACGCTCTTAAGAATGAATGA
- a CDS encoding glycoside hydrolase family 15 protein translates to MKENTTSDYLPIENYGVVGNLHTVAMVGMHGSIDFLCFPRFDSPSIFASILDKEKGGNFQITPDLEEVGYKQMYLPDTNILLSRFLAYDGMVEITDFMPVREIEKECVLIRKVTVIRGEVKLKMNCSPRFDYARADHQVSQKDKNEVVFTSQGEDGTICKLLSDVPLEVDGNDAKAEFTLKEKESANFLLVALSDDSRELPFENELSKFVDKSFKETLNYWKKWIGKSSYTGRWMDMMHRSALTLKLLTSYEFGSPVAAATFGLPEEVGGTRNWDYRYTWIRDAAFTMYAFIRMGFTKEAGDFGKWILQQFEKNIDEKHQLQLMYSISGESELTEEELDHLEGYRQSRPVRIGNGAYDQKQLDIYGELMDSIYLYDKYGEPITYDFWSKLVHLIDYVCEHWQDADHGIWEIRSEEVEFLYSRVMCWVAVDRAIRLAEKRSFPYDWEYWRTTRSKIFEDVYHNFWDEELQSFVQYKGAKTLDASSLLMPLVRFISPYDPRWVKTLKAIEKELVTDTLVYRYNNEKSDDGIEGDEGTFSMCSFWYVECLCRGGQVEKARLYFEKMLGYANHLGLYAEEVGLQGEQLGNFPQAFTHLGLISAAFALNRELERSKKG, encoded by the coding sequence GTGAAAGAAAATACTACCTCCGACTATCTACCCATTGAAAACTACGGCGTTGTGGGAAACTTGCATACCGTTGCTATGGTAGGTATGCACGGTTCTATTGACTTCCTCTGTTTCCCCCGGTTTGATTCACCTTCCATTTTTGCCTCAATACTAGACAAGGAAAAGGGTGGCAATTTTCAAATTACCCCTGACTTGGAAGAGGTAGGTTACAAGCAAATGTATCTGCCCGATACCAACATACTGCTGAGCCGTTTCCTCGCCTACGATGGTATGGTAGAAATTACTGATTTTATGCCCGTGCGGGAAATAGAGAAAGAATGCGTTCTCATCCGTAAGGTAACGGTAATTCGGGGAGAGGTAAAACTCAAGATGAATTGCTCCCCCCGATTCGATTACGCTCGGGCCGATCATCAAGTAAGTCAGAAAGACAAGAACGAGGTTGTGTTCACCAGTCAGGGTGAAGATGGCACTATTTGTAAGCTACTGAGTGATGTGCCGCTGGAGGTGGACGGAAATGATGCTAAAGCTGAATTTACGCTCAAGGAAAAAGAGTCAGCCAACTTTTTGCTGGTTGCCCTTTCGGATGATAGCCGGGAGCTACCCTTCGAGAATGAGCTGAGTAAGTTTGTGGATAAGAGTTTTAAAGAAACCCTGAACTATTGGAAAAAGTGGATTGGAAAATCATCGTACACGGGTCGGTGGATGGACATGATGCATCGATCAGCTCTGACGCTAAAATTACTGACTTCGTACGAGTTTGGTTCTCCCGTGGCAGCAGCAACTTTTGGTTTGCCTGAAGAAGTAGGCGGAACCCGCAACTGGGACTACCGCTACACCTGGATTCGGGACGCGGCTTTCACCATGTATGCTTTTATTCGGATGGGCTTCACCAAAGAGGCAGGTGATTTTGGGAAGTGGATTCTTCAGCAGTTTGAGAAAAATATTGACGAGAAGCACCAACTACAGCTCATGTACAGTATTTCGGGTGAGTCGGAACTGACTGAGGAAGAGCTGGATCATTTGGAAGGGTATCGTCAGTCGCGTCCGGTACGGATTGGCAACGGAGCCTACGATCAAAAGCAGCTGGACATTTACGGAGAACTAATGGATAGCATCTATCTCTACGATAAGTACGGCGAACCGATTACCTACGACTTCTGGTCGAAGCTTGTTCACCTGATTGACTACGTTTGTGAGCATTGGCAGGATGCCGATCATGGTATTTGGGAGATACGGTCGGAAGAAGTAGAGTTTCTCTATTCCCGGGTAATGTGCTGGGTGGCAGTAGACCGAGCGATTCGCTTGGCAGAAAAGCGTTCTTTCCCCTACGATTGGGAGTACTGGCGCACGACCCGCAGTAAGATTTTTGAGGACGTCTACCATAACTTCTGGGATGAGGAGTTGCAATCGTTTGTGCAGTACAAAGGAGCCAAAACACTAGACGCTTCTTCACTGCTGATGCCACTGGTTCGCTTTATTAGCCCTTACGACCCCCGGTGGGTGAAAACCTTGAAGGCGATTGAGAAAGAACTGGTGACCGACACCTTGGTATACCGCTATAACAATGAAAAATCTGATGACGGAATTGAGGGCGATGAGGGAACATTTTCTATGTGTTCGTTTTGGTACGTAGAGTGCCTCTGTCGGGGTGGGCAGGTAGAAAAAGCCCGCTTGTACTTCGAGAAAATGCTGGGTTACGCCAATCACCTCGGGCTGTATGCCGAAGAAGTTGGGCTACAAGGCGAGCAGCTTGGTAATTTTCCGCAGGCATTTACCCATTTAGGACTCATCAGTGCTGCCTTCGCCCTCAACCGGGAATTAGAAAGGTCTAAAAAGGGCTAG
- a CDS encoding DUF559 domain-containing protein encodes MVDFVCRKLKLVVELDGWSHQFKIEEDSKHDQYLENLNYHVVGIAELEVIHDLPNVIRTLESDLPEENMIFFTLHSMGR; translated from the coding sequence ATCGTAGATTTTGTGTGTCGGAAGCTCAAGTTAGTGGTTGAGTTAGACGGGTGGTCACATCAGTTCAAGATCGAAGAAGATTCTAAGCATGACCAGTACTTAGAGAACCTAAACTATCATGTAGTGGGAATTGCTGAGTTAGAGGTAATACACGATTTGCCTAATGTAATTCGTACTTTGGAAAGTGATTTGCCTGAGGAAAACATGATTTTCTTCACATTGCACTCAATGGGGAGATAA
- a CDS encoding SDR family oxidoreductase — MKPLQQQIAIVTGASSGIGQGVAIALAKAGAKVCINYRSSEDGAKKTLKEIEQNGGEGFIQQADVSQPEAVKTMFRNTVEQYGTVDILVNNAGIQVDAPFLEMSHDDWQKVIDVNLSSQFYCSQEAAKEFIRRGIVEERSKAAGKIICMSSVHDIIPWAGHINYATAKAGILMFAKTLAQELAEKKIRVNAISPGAIKTDINRDAWEDDASREKLLQLIPYQRVGEVEDIGKAAVWLASDDSDYVQGQTIYIDGGMTLYPGFKDNG, encoded by the coding sequence ATGAAACCACTACAACAACAAATTGCCATTGTAACCGGGGCTAGTTCTGGCATCGGTCAGGGTGTCGCTATTGCTTTAGCTAAAGCCGGAGCGAAAGTCTGTATCAATTACCGTAGTAGTGAAGACGGAGCTAAGAAAACGCTGAAGGAGATTGAACAAAATGGGGGCGAGGGTTTTATTCAGCAGGCGGATGTAAGCCAGCCCGAAGCAGTGAAAACCATGTTCCGAAACACGGTAGAGCAGTACGGGACGGTAGATATACTAGTGAACAACGCAGGGATTCAGGTAGATGCTCCTTTTCTGGAGATGAGCCACGATGATTGGCAGAAAGTGATTGACGTTAATTTGTCTAGTCAGTTCTACTGCTCGCAAGAAGCTGCGAAAGAATTTATCCGCCGGGGTATTGTGGAAGAACGATCTAAAGCAGCCGGCAAGATTATTTGCATGAGTTCAGTACACGATATTATCCCTTGGGCGGGGCACATAAATTACGCCACGGCCAAAGCCGGAATTTTGATGTTTGCCAAAACGCTGGCGCAAGAACTAGCTGAGAAGAAAATTCGGGTGAATGCTATTAGCCCGGGAGCGATTAAAACGGATATTAACCGTGATGCTTGGGAAGATGACGCAAGCCGTGAAAAATTACTGCAACTTATTCCTTACCAGCGGGTGGGGGAGGTAGAAGATATTGGCAAGGCGGCCGTATGGCTAGCCTCTGATGATTCTGACTACGTGCAAGGACAGACTATTTATATTGACGGTGGCATGACGCTCTATCCTGGGTTTAAGGACAACGGATAA
- a CDS encoding PA14 domain-containing protein, translating to MTITTGYTTIARSHFWEAFIIIIALSLSSFGVMAQPKVYRNQTFDQSERFMLRKEDSGTQFINCTFKNYKVTSSVVGIDGATDILFDRCTFQNIRGTKVGNDTHAIACGRRGKRITIKRCTFINIAADGIQMGHRGEDIRDWEISNNTFINCGENGVDIKTVKGGILVKRNSFSKNNGCASNTPGCTGGSGKGVVIHHRARGVRIEGNRFYNNDLGAALIVVQGQRPTNIKIINNFFYQNRKGLLIHKGDKISIHHNTFVNHSQRHVNITANPSGWLSFRNNLMVGSGKLLQPYGQGNLSLDKVAEARFSDPDAHNYRVKSSSPAVDAGVSVSWLTTDWEGHPRPQGSRNDVGADERKPTVASSPSPEKTQRLSYRYYEGDWQSLPDFSQLSAAGQGTVSNFSLEKRQQDNRFGFVFDGYINIKTSGTYTFYTTSDDGSQLFIDSKKVVDNDGLHAKRERSGSLSLTAGWHPIRVLFFERAGGQILEVRYQGPNISKQRIPDEMLSTEGGNARYQQPSAKSLFTEAVPENRTDSFLETEVTVFPNPAHNLLYVSLSGHFTASSQVELQLSNSAGQQVFTQTIAPPTAMIDLSGYALPPGVYYLSVSQANRAAKVVKLLIE from the coding sequence ATGACTATTACCACTGGCTATACCACCATTGCGCGCTCTCATTTTTGGGAGGCATTTATTATCATTATTGCGCTAAGTCTGAGTTCCTTCGGGGTAATGGCTCAACCAAAAGTATACCGCAACCAAACTTTTGACCAAAGTGAGCGATTCATGCTGCGTAAAGAAGATAGCGGCACCCAGTTTATTAACTGTACTTTTAAGAATTATAAAGTGACTTCTTCGGTAGTGGGGATTGATGGTGCTACTGATATTCTATTTGACCGATGCACTTTTCAAAATATAAGAGGAACAAAGGTAGGAAATGATACGCACGCTATTGCTTGTGGTCGTCGGGGAAAAAGAATTACGATCAAAAGGTGTACTTTCATCAATATTGCTGCCGATGGTATTCAGATGGGGCACCGCGGTGAAGACATTCGTGATTGGGAAATTTCTAACAACACATTTATTAACTGTGGTGAGAATGGCGTAGATATCAAAACAGTTAAGGGCGGTATCTTGGTGAAACGTAATTCTTTTTCTAAAAATAATGGTTGTGCCAGCAATACTCCGGGCTGTACGGGAGGCTCAGGCAAAGGGGTGGTTATTCACCATCGGGCTCGAGGAGTTAGAATAGAAGGAAACCGCTTTTACAACAATGATCTGGGAGCTGCACTCATCGTTGTGCAGGGGCAACGTCCCACAAATATTAAAATCATTAACAATTTTTTCTACCAAAACCGAAAAGGGCTGCTAATTCATAAAGGCGATAAAATTTCTATTCATCATAATACTTTCGTCAACCATAGCCAGCGACACGTTAATATCACGGCAAACCCCAGTGGGTGGTTAAGTTTTAGAAATAATCTAATGGTTGGGAGTGGAAAACTACTGCAACCGTACGGACAAGGAAACCTATCGCTTGATAAGGTAGCCGAAGCTCGTTTTTCTGATCCTGATGCTCATAACTATCGAGTAAAATCGAGCTCGCCCGCCGTAGATGCCGGAGTATCCGTTAGCTGGCTCACTACCGATTGGGAAGGGCACCCTCGCCCCCAGGGCAGTAGAAACGACGTAGGAGCCGATGAGCGGAAACCTACGGTTGCATCTTCTCCATCCCCCGAAAAAACCCAACGACTGTCTTACCGCTACTACGAAGGAGACTGGCAGTCTCTGCCTGACTTCTCCCAACTTTCAGCCGCTGGGCAAGGAACGGTCAGTAACTTTAGCCTGGAGAAGCGCCAACAAGACAATCGATTTGGTTTTGTGTTTGACGGGTATATCAACATAAAAACTAGTGGAACCTACACTTTTTACACAACTTCCGACGATGGTAGCCAGCTATTTATCGACTCAAAGAAAGTGGTGGATAACGATGGTTTACACGCTAAGCGCGAGCGTTCAGGAAGCCTATCTTTGACGGCAGGCTGGCATCCTATTCGGGTACTTTTTTTTGAACGAGCTGGTGGTCAGATATTAGAAGTACGCTACCAGGGGCCAAATATCAGCAAGCAACGTATTCCCGATGAAATGCTCTCTACTGAAGGTGGTAATGCTCGCTATCAGCAACCGTCGGCAAAAAGTTTATTCACTGAAGCAGTTCCTGAAAACAGAACTGATTCATTTCTGGAAACTGAAGTCACGGTATTTCCTAACCCCGCCCACAACTTATTATACGTATCTTTATCCGGTCATTTTACGGCCAGCTCTCAAGTGGAATTACAACTGTCTAACAGTGCTGGACAGCAGGTTTTCACCCAAACCATAGCTCCTCCCACTGCAATGATCGATTTGTCAGGCTATGCTTTACCACCCGGAGTATACTACCTCAGCGTATCTCAGGCTAACCGTGCTGCTAAGGTTGTTAAACTACTGATAGAATAA
- a CDS encoding YdcF family protein — MERIGNVADSYLISTDTMTVEQAIRTVWDFHHMNHELISSDAILVLGSHDTRVAERAAELYHQGFGKWLILSGGLGRLTEGVWETPEADLFRKIALEKGVPDENILVENQSTNSGENFRLTEKLLQEKNLFASLQSFIVVQKPYMERRAYATFKKHWPEKACRVTSPQMSFDEYCESPHPEINRETVIHLMVGDLQRLWVYAEKDFQIPVAVPSHIMQAYYTLVDAKYTQHLVHIS; from the coding sequence TTGGAAAGAATTGGTAATGTTGCGGACAGTTATCTGATAAGCACCGATACTATGACGGTAGAGCAAGCCATTCGCACTGTTTGGGATTTTCACCATATGAATCATGAATTGATTTCTTCGGATGCCATTCTGGTTCTGGGTAGTCATGATACCCGGGTAGCGGAGCGAGCGGCTGAACTCTACCACCAGGGATTCGGCAAATGGCTGATTTTATCCGGTGGACTGGGCAGACTTACCGAAGGCGTTTGGGAAACGCCCGAAGCGGACTTGTTCCGCAAAATTGCGCTGGAAAAGGGCGTGCCTGATGAAAATATTTTAGTGGAAAACCAATCAACCAACTCCGGAGAGAACTTTCGTCTTACAGAGAAACTATTGCAGGAAAAGAACCTGTTCGCTTCACTTCAATCTTTTATTGTGGTGCAAAAGCCCTATATGGAACGGCGGGCTTACGCCACCTTTAAAAAACACTGGCCGGAGAAGGCATGTAGAGTTACCTCACCCCAAATGAGTTTTGATGAATACTGTGAGAGTCCGCATCCCGAGATTAATCGCGAAACAGTAATTCACTTAATGGTCGGTGATTTACAGCGGCTGTGGGTTTATGCCGAGAAAGATTTTCAAATCCCCGTTGCGGTTCCTAGTCACATTATGCAAGCTTACTATACTCTAGTGGATGCTAAATACACGCAGCATTTGGTACATATTTCTTGA
- a CDS encoding class I SAM-dependent methyltransferase, with the protein MSSSPDVYGQALADYYYRQESLPLWVHTSYGTREEMPTAWFFRSPRNFPDLEQYALSLCQGSVLDIGAGVGSHALALQQQGFDITAIEASARATTIMTDRGVQQVQNINYRDYSGSQVDTMLMLMNGIGLVENLTGLSDFLQWAKHHLRPGGQLLFDSSDIAYLFQSTDFPEDYYYGEVQFQYEYREQYGEWFSWLYVDEQTLKRVAESCGWGCHTLFDDGSNQYLFRLFLFPG; encoded by the coding sequence ATGAGCTCTTCTCCCGACGTTTACGGTCAAGCGTTGGCCGATTATTATTATCGGCAGGAGTCGCTCCCTCTCTGGGTTCATACCAGCTACGGTACGCGAGAAGAAATGCCTACCGCATGGTTTTTCCGGTCACCTCGCAACTTTCCTGACCTGGAGCAGTACGCTTTGTCGCTGTGCCAGGGTTCAGTACTTGATATTGGTGCAGGAGTTGGCTCTCATGCTTTGGCATTACAACAACAAGGTTTTGATATTACGGCCATTGAGGCATCTGCTCGGGCTACTACCATTATGACCGACCGAGGGGTGCAACAGGTACAAAATATTAACTACCGCGATTACTCCGGCTCCCAAGTTGATACGATGCTGATGTTAATGAATGGCATTGGCTTGGTAGAAAATTTAACTGGCTTGTCTGATTTTCTCCAATGGGCTAAGCACCACCTTCGCCCTGGGGGCCAGCTACTCTTCGATTCCAGCGATATTGCCTATCTATTTCAGAGCACTGATTTTCCTGAAGATTACTACTACGGAGAAGTGCAGTTTCAGTATGAGTATCGGGAGCAGTACGGCGAATGGTTTTCTTGGTTGTACGTAGATGAGCAGACCTTGAAGCGCGTGGCTGAGTCTTGCGGTTGGGGTTGCCACACGCTGTTTGACGATGGCTCCAATCAATATTTATTTCGTTTATTTCTATTTCCAGGATAA